From Streptomyces sp. NBC_00690, a single genomic window includes:
- a CDS encoding aminoglycoside phosphotransferase family protein produces MYTASSSVSAPHRPQRATVPVGTGPYSGPVHAATRMRRPAVVGGQLSGRLDLSGPQGAQLRMAVASVHRICPEFNPVQVLRRSGRSVLIVGTTGRATAVAKCLLDHSPVWVERFRHEIAVYRTFVRHRPLVRAPRLIAADPDNCTLVIERMPGRPAALVRHPSEAPPRADIRAVLGSLGRLNNWRPPAEVFDRPLDYTSRIAHYHELGLLTDRDLGDLHKLLHGLAQAGGRQSMSQFCHGDALLSNILLSPTGPILVDWEHAGWYLPGYDLATLWSVLGDAPAARRHISQLAQREGPAARDAFLVNLMLVLTREIRTYETAVQRTIRESGPGGGAGGMAAGEEQRLLLRRLHDDAAMARRAVRAAVGTR; encoded by the coding sequence ATGTACACAGCATCGTCCTCCGTGTCCGCGCCACACCGGCCGCAGCGCGCCACCGTCCCGGTGGGCACCGGACCGTACTCCGGACCCGTGCACGCGGCGACCCGGATGCGTCGGCCGGCCGTGGTCGGCGGCCAGCTGAGCGGGAGACTTGATCTGTCCGGTCCGCAGGGAGCTCAACTGCGCATGGCCGTGGCGTCCGTGCACCGGATCTGCCCGGAGTTCAATCCGGTCCAGGTGCTGCGCCGCAGCGGACGTTCCGTACTCATCGTCGGCACCACCGGTCGCGCCACCGCCGTCGCCAAGTGCCTGTTGGACCACTCGCCCGTCTGGGTCGAGCGGTTCCGGCACGAAATAGCGGTCTACCGGACCTTCGTGCGGCATCGCCCGTTGGTCCGGGCCCCGCGGCTGATCGCCGCCGACCCCGACAACTGCACCTTGGTGATCGAGCGGATGCCCGGCCGTCCCGCGGCCCTGGTCCGCCACCCGTCCGAAGCGCCGCCGCGTGCCGACATCCGGGCGGTCCTCGGCTCGCTCGGTCGGCTGAACAACTGGCGCCCTCCCGCCGAGGTGTTCGACCGTCCGCTCGACTACACCTCACGCATCGCGCACTATCACGAGCTCGGGCTTCTCACGGACCGTGACCTCGGGGACCTTCACAAGCTGTTGCACGGCCTGGCCCAGGCGGGCGGGCGCCAGAGCATGAGCCAGTTCTGCCACGGCGACGCCCTGTTGTCCAACATCCTGCTGTCGCCCACCGGTCCGATCCTCGTCGACTGGGAGCACGCGGGTTGGTACCTACCGGGCTATGACCTGGCGACCCTCTGGTCCGTTCTCGGGGATGCTCCGGCCGCCCGTCGACACATCAGCCAACTGGCGCAGCGGGAGGGCCCGGCGGCGCGTGATGCGTTCCTCGTGAACCTGATGTTGGTGTTGACGCGGGAGATCCGTACCTACGAAACGGCGGTGCAGCGCACGATCCGTGAGTCCGGTCCGGGGGGCGGAGCGGGGGGTATGGCAGCCGGCGAGGAACAACGGCTGTTGCTACGACGGTTGCACGATGACGCCGCGATGGCCCGGCGCGCCGTGCGGGCCGCGGTCGGGACCCGCTGA
- a CDS encoding siderophore-interacting protein — MGHGWEGVVLKLMRGKDFAFTVSGVEQVTERFRRVHFTDGGMLAQTGVHPTMWVRVWFDNGDKPHQRAYTLVDPDSEAGTFSIEFALHDGRASDWARSAKVGDRVDATLQGTGFTAPAPLPKRLFVIGDPASLPAINSLLDALPDTPATIWFETGDVVEEELPLRLHADRHELRRVPRKERGAHLVAQVKESLPELIDDPSGAYVWVACDTATTRSLSSYLRKELALPKDRIHTLGYWRAA; from the coding sequence ATGGGGCACGGCTGGGAGGGTGTGGTCCTCAAGCTGATGCGCGGCAAGGACTTCGCGTTCACCGTGAGCGGGGTCGAGCAGGTCACCGAACGCTTTCGGCGCGTGCACTTCACCGATGGCGGCATGCTGGCGCAGACCGGTGTCCACCCGACCATGTGGGTTCGGGTCTGGTTCGACAACGGCGACAAGCCCCATCAGCGGGCCTACACCCTCGTGGATCCCGATTCCGAAGCAGGCACCTTCAGCATCGAGTTCGCCCTGCACGACGGGCGGGCCAGCGACTGGGCGCGCTCGGCGAAGGTGGGCGACCGCGTCGACGCCACCCTCCAAGGCACCGGATTCACCGCCCCCGCGCCGCTCCCGAAGCGCCTCTTCGTCATCGGCGACCCGGCGTCCCTCCCCGCGATCAACTCCCTCCTCGATGCGCTACCGGACACTCCCGCGACGATCTGGTTCGAGACCGGCGACGTGGTCGAGGAAGAACTGCCACTGAGGTTGCACGCCGACCGGCATGAACTGCGCCGGGTTCCACGCAAGGAGCGCGGTGCCCATCTGGTGGCACAGGTCAAGGAGTCGCTGCCCGAACTGATCGACGACCCCTCTGGCGCGTATGTCTGGGTCGCCTGTGACACCGCCACCACGCGGTCGCTCTCGTCGTACCTCCGCAAGGAACTCGCACTGCCGAAGGACCGCATCCACACCCTGGGATACTGGCGCGCTGCCTGA
- a CDS encoding GNAT family N-acetyltransferase has protein sequence MSSRMTTRDRRGRRERGPTVRIARATARDAKRLTAMVRRSRAYEGGYASMVAGYRVGPDYIEAHSVHIAIGEDDAVLGFYALLLDPPELDLMFVADRAQGLGVGRQLITHMITEARSAGLAAVRVVSHPPAEGFYRSVGAQRTGTVAAQPSVVNWDRPELMFHLDRFDEAYSTTSS, from the coding sequence ATGAGTTCACGTATGACGACCCGGGATCGGCGAGGGCGACGGGAACGGGGCCCGACCGTGCGGATCGCACGGGCGACCGCCCGGGACGCCAAACGCCTCACCGCGATGGTGCGCCGCTCACGCGCCTACGAGGGCGGCTATGCGTCGATGGTCGCCGGGTACCGGGTGGGGCCCGACTACATCGAAGCGCACTCGGTGCACATCGCGATCGGCGAGGACGACGCAGTGCTCGGGTTCTATGCGCTCCTCCTCGACCCGCCGGAGCTCGATCTGATGTTCGTGGCGGACCGGGCCCAGGGGCTCGGTGTCGGACGCCAGCTGATCACCCACATGATCACCGAGGCGCGAAGCGCCGGCCTCGCTGCCGTTCGTGTCGTCTCCCACCCCCCGGCCGAAGGCTTCTACCGCAGCGTCGGCGCCCAACGCACGGGCACCGTCGCCGCGCAGCCGTCCGTGGTGAACTGGGACCGGCCCGAGTTGATGTTCCATCTCGACCGCTTCGACGAGGCCTACTCCACCACGTCCAGCTAG
- a CDS encoding VOC family protein, whose translation MTDAPRFTLASVVIDCRDAHALAAFYGRLLGWEVTASEPDWVQLRSPDGGPALSLQGEAGYVPPRWPEEVGEQQKMLHLDIHVDDLEVATRRAVALGAREAAGQPQDDVRVLFDPAGHPFCLFLHT comes from the coding sequence GTGACGGATGCTCCTCGGTTCACCCTGGCCAGCGTGGTCATCGACTGCCGCGATGCACATGCCCTCGCCGCCTTCTACGGGCGATTGCTGGGGTGGGAGGTCACCGCCAGCGAACCCGACTGGGTCCAGTTGCGCTCCCCGGACGGGGGCCCTGCGCTCTCCCTCCAGGGCGAGGCGGGCTATGTCCCGCCCCGATGGCCCGAGGAAGTAGGTGAGCAGCAGAAGATGCTGCACCTGGACATCCATGTCGATGATCTGGAGGTGGCAACCCGGCGTGCGGTCGCCCTGGGGGCAAGGGAGGCTGCCGGCCAGCCACAGGACGATGTCCGGGTCCTCTTCGACCCCGCTGGCCATCCCTTCTGCCTCTTTCTTCACACCTGA
- a CDS encoding DUF6081 family protein has protein sequence MTRAIDAYDDFQQPELDPQRWAIQTNPLAEGGFWTLEEPTAKTTIDGGTLQLRVEKYERFHDTLQICDNPKHLVASTSAFQVAAQGETVFSVEMAVENIGGNPDDFRDAFASFNLIDYETAMIFDHAATSRRTYAIHERLRLPGFDPASAFTWFVEAPLSGLTIDPTEFHEYAIVFDREAGQASWYIDDRLTYEARDIEVPPTLRVGMGLFTLHPLHDGRSVSLRGQGMAGQWRNLRVPERA, from the coding sequence ATGACACGCGCAATAGACGCCTACGACGACTTCCAGCAGCCGGAACTCGACCCGCAGCGCTGGGCGATCCAGACGAACCCCTTGGCCGAGGGCGGATTCTGGACGTTGGAGGAGCCCACCGCGAAGACCACGATCGACGGTGGCACGCTGCAACTCCGGGTCGAGAAGTACGAGCGGTTCCACGACACCCTCCAGATCTGCGACAACCCCAAGCACCTGGTGGCCAGCACCTCCGCCTTCCAGGTCGCAGCGCAGGGGGAGACCGTCTTCTCGGTGGAGATGGCCGTCGAGAACATCGGTGGTAACCCCGACGACTTCCGTGACGCGTTCGCGAGCTTCAACCTGATCGACTACGAGACCGCGATGATCTTCGATCATGCCGCCACCAGCCGTCGTACCTACGCCATCCACGAACGGCTCAGGCTGCCCGGGTTCGACCCGGCCAGTGCCTTCACCTGGTTCGTGGAGGCACCCCTGTCGGGCCTCACGATCGACCCCACCGAGTTCCACGAGTACGCCATCGTCTTCGACCGTGAAGCCGGCCAGGCCAGTTGGTACATCGACGACCGACTCACCTACGAAGCACGCGACATCGAAGTTCCGCCGACCCTGCGCGTCGGCATGGGGCTGTTCACACTGCATCCCCTGCACGACGGACGCAGCGTCTCACTGCGCGGCCAGGGCATGGCCGGGCAGTGGCGCAACCTCCGGGTGCCCGAGCGGGCCTGA
- a CDS encoding DNA-binding protein NsdB produces the protein MTGVPNTRLCDLFGLAGWSKGELARLVNRQAAAMGHPQLATDTSRVRRWIDMGETPRDPVPRVLAALFTERLGRVVTIEDLGFARNGRAGKRKGAQGADNPDGLPWAPDRTAAVLTEFTGMDLMLNRRGLVGAGAALAAGTALSSAMHEWLHTDPALARDVPYTDNPLHADPAGYDRYEAAPIGSQEIEALERSVDIFRAWDASRGGGLQRKAVVGQLNEVGGMLAYRHPEHLQRRLWGVAANLAVLAGWMSHDVGLEPTAQKYFVIAAHAAREGGDRPRAGEALSRAARQMVHLGRPDDALDLMKLAKSGSGEETLPRTQAMLHTIEAWAQAAKGQGQAMRRTLGEAEELFVSDKGDVPAPSWMQMFDEADLHGMEALAYRTLAEHEPAAATIAQNHAKQALELRAGGRQRSKIFDYISLASACFIADDPEQADRYARLALVSMGETSSHRTWDRLREMYRLTGQYSGHGKIEDLRQEIRLALPNSPSLRARSVDI, from the coding sequence GTGACCGGAGTACCCAACACCCGTCTGTGTGACCTGTTCGGCCTGGCCGGCTGGTCCAAAGGCGAACTCGCAAGACTCGTGAACCGGCAGGCGGCGGCCATGGGCCATCCCCAGCTGGCGACCGACACCTCGCGGGTACGGCGCTGGATCGACATGGGGGAGACCCCGCGCGACCCCGTGCCCCGGGTGCTGGCGGCTCTGTTCACCGAGCGGCTCGGCCGTGTCGTGACCATCGAGGATCTCGGCTTTGCACGGAACGGGCGAGCGGGTAAACGGAAGGGCGCGCAGGGAGCGGACAACCCTGACGGCCTTCCCTGGGCGCCCGACCGGACGGCGGCGGTCCTCACCGAATTCACGGGAATGGACCTCATGCTCAACCGACGCGGCTTGGTGGGCGCGGGCGCCGCGCTCGCCGCAGGAACTGCCCTCAGCAGCGCCATGCACGAATGGCTGCACACCGACCCCGCACTGGCCCGAGACGTCCCCTACACCGACAACCCCCTGCACGCGGACCCCGCGGGCTACGACCGCTACGAGGCCGCACCCATCGGGTCGCAGGAGATCGAGGCGCTGGAGCGTTCCGTCGACATCTTCCGTGCGTGGGACGCCTCCCGCGGTGGCGGACTCCAACGCAAGGCCGTCGTGGGTCAGCTCAACGAAGTGGGCGGCATGCTCGCCTACCGGCATCCCGAACACCTACAGCGACGACTGTGGGGGGTCGCCGCGAACCTCGCCGTACTCGCCGGCTGGATGTCCCACGACGTCGGCCTCGAACCCACCGCCCAGAAGTACTTCGTCATCGCGGCACACGCGGCCAGAGAAGGCGGAGACCGCCCCAGGGCAGGAGAGGCGCTCTCCCGTGCCGCCCGGCAGATGGTCCACCTGGGGCGTCCCGATGATGCGCTCGACCTGATGAAGCTCGCCAAATCAGGCTCGGGCGAGGAGACGTTGCCCCGCACCCAAGCCATGCTCCACACCATCGAGGCGTGGGCCCAGGCGGCGAAGGGTCAAGGGCAGGCGATGCGGCGAACGCTGGGCGAGGCGGAGGAGCTCTTCGTCTCCGACAAGGGGGACGTACCAGCACCGAGTTGGATGCAGATGTTCGACGAGGCCGATCTGCACGGGATGGAAGCCCTGGCGTACCGGACCCTGGCCGAACACGAGCCCGCCGCTGCCACAATCGCCCAGAACCATGCCAAGCAGGCGTTGGAGCTGCGGGCGGGCGGGCGTCAGCGGTCGAAGATCTTCGACTACATTTCGCTGGCGTCCGCCTGCTTCATCGCGGACGACCCCGAACAGGCCGATCGTTATGCCAGGTTGGCGCTTGTGTCGATGGGCGAGACCTCGTCGCATCGCACCTGGGACCGGCTGCGGGAGATGTATCGACTCACCGGGCAGTACTCGGGCCATGGAAAGATCGAGGACCTGCGTCAGGAGATCAGGCTCGCGCTGCCCAACAGTCCCTCTCTAAGGGCGAGAAGCGTCGACATCTGA
- a CDS encoding SPFH domain-containing protein codes for MADIVRRFGWRHLRSTPTAHIRHHHRGQLVHDGTGLSFWFRALTAALCEVPVDDREESMVFHARTADFQDVTVQATVTYRIADPAVAAERIDFSIDPDTGAWRGAPLPQISTLLTETAQQHALDVLARTPLSAALVDGVSAVRGRIADGLGDEPRLSATGIALVAVRVVAIRPEPEVERALRTPAREQIQQDADRATYERRANAVQRERAIAENELASKIELARQEELLVEQRGTNARREAEEKAAADGVRTEAEALRTVRLATAQAEATRAAGEARADAQSAWLRVHSEVDAATLHALTGSRLAENLPRIDSLTISPDVLTGLLAKLGAAGSTGHEIPAPPTGDRR; via the coding sequence ATGGCTGACATCGTTCGGCGATTCGGTTGGCGTCATCTTCGCTCGACACCAACCGCGCACATTCGCCACCATCACAGGGGTCAACTCGTCCACGACGGGACGGGGTTGAGCTTCTGGTTTCGCGCTCTGACCGCCGCCCTGTGCGAAGTCCCGGTCGACGATCGGGAAGAATCCATGGTCTTCCACGCACGCACCGCGGACTTCCAGGACGTGACCGTCCAGGCAACGGTCACGTACCGCATCGCCGATCCGGCCGTTGCGGCCGAGCGGATCGACTTCTCGATCGATCCCGACACCGGAGCGTGGCGCGGCGCACCGCTCCCGCAGATCTCCACCCTGTTGACTGAGACCGCCCAGCAGCACGCACTGGATGTGCTCGCCCGTACGCCCTTGTCCGCCGCGCTGGTTGACGGGGTCTCAGCAGTGCGGGGACGCATCGCCGACGGGCTCGGGGACGAACCCCGGCTCTCGGCCACCGGTATCGCACTCGTCGCCGTCCGGGTGGTGGCGATCCGACCCGAACCGGAGGTGGAACGGGCCCTGCGCACCCCGGCGCGCGAACAGATCCAACAGGATGCGGATCGAGCCACCTACGAGCGGCGCGCCAATGCCGTCCAGCGCGAACGCGCGATTGCCGAGAACGAGTTGGCCAGCAAGATCGAATTGGCCCGGCAGGAGGAACTGTTGGTCGAGCAGCGCGGCACGAACGCCCGCCGCGAGGCCGAGGAGAAGGCAGCTGCCGACGGAGTGCGAACCGAGGCGGAGGCCCTGCGCACCGTGCGGCTCGCGACGGCGCAGGCAGAGGCGACGCGCGCAGCAGGAGAAGCACGCGCCGACGCCCAGTCGGCCTGGCTGCGTGTCCACTCCGAGGTGGACGCGGCAACGCTGCACGCCCTCACCGGATCACGACTCGCCGAGAATCTGCCGCGCATCGACAGTCTCACCATTTCCCCCGACGTCCTCACCGGACTGCTCGCGAAGCTGGGCGCCGCCGGTAGCACCGGCCACGAAATCCCGGCTCCACCCACAGGAGACCGGAGGTGA
- the secD gene encoding protein translocase subunit SecD: MSRRATFWRALLALVLIALSVGVALTNPPRLGLDLRGGTRIVLETRDSPTVKADAAATDRALEVLRQRVDALGVSEPSLARSGEQRIVVELPGVRDPREAAEVIGRTAQLTFHPVQEMTAGPKSGPAADGSRVLPDPDASGSFLRLAPPGLTGEGVKDASAVLDAQSGRGWTVDLSFRGGGKDWARITGEAACAAPGDPARRVAIVLDDAIVSAPGMEQSVQCGAGISGGNAQITGGFSAEEARDLAALVKGGALPVPVTTIEQSVVGPTLGKEAIQASALAAVIGLICTGVFIIAVYRLVGLLATIALTLYGLMSYAAVVALGATLTLPGLAGFVLAIGIAVDANVLVFERAREEYLRSPDRAMDLRRPLRVGFDKAWSAVADSHVTTLLAAGLLFVFAIGPVKGFGVTLAIGVVVSLVSAMLITRLLAEWALRRGWVRKRPAITGLTLTGRVRAALAKRPPRLMRNRRRWLGGCAALLLFALGGIGVRGLEFGVEFTGGRQIQYAAERPVDADIARQAVADAGFPRAVVQATGEQSITVRTGELDNEEQEKVRGALEKAVGEVAVERDDTIGPSLGSELRQHALIALSVAVAAQLVYLTVRFRWTFATAAVAAMVQDVLLVVGLFAWLGKPVDSVFLAALLTVVGYSVNDTVVVLDRLRELRRAAPRGAWPELADKAVAQTLPRTVNTGMGALFVLIALAVLGGDSLTDFSIALLVGVVAGMASTVFTAMPIAVGLQHRYPDRPRSRPTGTKRKDRGTGAVV, from the coding sequence ATGTCTCGTCGCGCCACGTTCTGGCGCGCCCTTCTGGCGCTCGTCCTCATCGCCCTGTCGGTCGGTGTGGCTCTGACCAACCCGCCCCGCCTCGGACTCGATCTACGAGGTGGCACCCGCATCGTCCTGGAGACCCGGGATTCCCCCACCGTGAAGGCCGACGCCGCAGCGACCGACCGGGCACTGGAAGTGCTTCGGCAACGCGTCGACGCCCTGGGAGTGTCGGAACCGTCGCTGGCCCGCTCCGGTGAACAGCGCATCGTCGTCGAACTGCCCGGAGTACGCGACCCCCGTGAAGCAGCCGAGGTCATCGGCCGTACCGCGCAGCTCACCTTCCACCCCGTACAGGAGATGACTGCGGGACCCAAGAGCGGTCCCGCAGCGGACGGATCACGCGTCCTGCCCGATCCGGACGCATCCGGCAGCTTTCTGCGGCTGGCACCGCCCGGGCTGACCGGCGAGGGGGTCAAGGACGCTTCCGCCGTCCTGGACGCCCAGTCCGGTCGTGGCTGGACGGTCGACCTCTCCTTCCGTGGTGGCGGCAAGGACTGGGCACGGATCACCGGAGAGGCCGCTTGCGCAGCACCTGGTGATCCGGCGCGGCGGGTCGCGATCGTCCTGGACGACGCGATCGTGTCGGCTCCCGGCATGGAACAGTCAGTGCAGTGCGGAGCGGGCATCAGCGGCGGGAACGCCCAGATCACCGGTGGCTTCAGCGCCGAGGAGGCGCGTGATCTGGCGGCCCTGGTCAAGGGAGGCGCCCTGCCCGTTCCGGTGACGACGATCGAACAGAGCGTGGTCGGACCGACACTCGGCAAGGAAGCCATCCAGGCGAGCGCACTCGCGGCCGTGATCGGTCTGATCTGTACCGGCGTGTTCATCATCGCCGTGTACCGGCTGGTCGGACTGCTCGCCACCATCGCACTCACCCTGTACGGGCTGATGTCGTACGCCGCGGTCGTCGCGCTCGGCGCCACGCTGACCCTGCCGGGACTCGCCGGATTCGTCCTGGCGATCGGTATCGCCGTCGATGCGAATGTGCTGGTCTTCGAACGCGCACGGGAGGAGTATCTGCGCTCCCCGGACCGAGCGATGGATCTACGGCGTCCGTTGCGCGTCGGATTCGACAAGGCGTGGAGCGCCGTCGCCGACTCCCATGTGACGACCCTGCTCGCCGCCGGCCTGCTGTTCGTCTTCGCCATCGGACCGGTCAAGGGATTCGGGGTGACGCTCGCGATCGGTGTCGTGGTGTCCCTGGTGTCGGCGATGCTCATCACCCGGCTGCTCGCCGAGTGGGCACTGCGTCGGGGCTGGGTGCGCAAGAGGCCCGCGATCACCGGTCTGACGCTGACGGGACGGGTAAGGGCAGCTCTGGCGAAGCGCCCGCCGCGACTGATGCGGAACAGGCGCCGTTGGCTCGGCGGTTGCGCAGCGCTGTTGCTGTTCGCTCTGGGCGGCATCGGCGTCCGCGGCCTGGAGTTCGGCGTCGAGTTCACGGGCGGGCGGCAGATCCAGTACGCGGCGGAGCGCCCGGTGGACGCGGACATCGCCCGGCAGGCCGTGGCGGACGCGGGTTTCCCGCGGGCCGTGGTGCAGGCGACGGGCGAGCAGTCCATCACCGTACGTACCGGAGAGCTCGACAACGAGGAGCAGGAGAAGGTCCGCGGCGCATTGGAGAAGGCCGTCGGCGAGGTCGCGGTCGAACGGGACGACACGATCGGGCCGAGCCTCGGCAGCGAGTTGCGCCAACACGCGCTGATCGCGTTGTCGGTGGCCGTGGCAGCGCAACTGGTCTATCTGACCGTACGGTTCCGCTGGACCTTCGCAACGGCGGCGGTAGCGGCAATGGTCCAGGACGTCCTGCTGGTGGTGGGGTTGTTCGCCTGGTTGGGCAAGCCGGTGGACAGCGTGTTCCTGGCGGCCCTGCTCACCGTGGTCGGATATTCGGTCAACGATACGGTCGTGGTCCTCGACCGACTCCGAGAACTGCGCCGCGCGGCACCGCGCGGCGCATGGCCGGAGCTTGCGGACAAGGCCGTCGCACAGACGCTTCCCCGTACCGTGAACACGGGAATGGGTGCGCTGTTCGTCCTAATTGCGCTCGCCGTACTGGGTGGGGACTCCTTGACCGACTTCTCCATCGCCCTGCTCGTGGGAGTCGTGGCGGGCATGGCGTCGACCGTCTTCACCGCGATGCCGATCGCCGTTGGCCTCCAGCATCGCTATCCCGATCGACCGCGTTCCCGGCCGACGGGGACGAAGCGAAAGGACCGCGGAACGGGAGCGGTGGTGTGA
- a CDS encoding PP2C family protein-serine/threonine phosphatase, with protein sequence MPSHVFADRPAAQPPERGAVDALITRTHRLRGDVDAVRRDAVVDLDDPAGRWQRALCDLAVHQLDDLGTHLGQLKEGLPRPEVAGHVDRSLPGRDDQRTGSLLSRVGSAEWNLLTDEVSWSDELFHIMGRSPQRGPMTLDELPSVVFAEDQSLLTAMVTACLVDGRPIDGEFRLVRADGRVRTVHMTGEPVLDPDGSTASMWAVFRDVSELRRSERAVRESRDSLHRQQHFEQTEHRLAVELQEAVLPPWRSSVHLPLGDTAGLDLAAHYLPSVNSALIGGDWYDALQLPSGQSMFSVGDLTGHGVAATSTMALLLGALRGLGVAGIEPGEVLGHANRLLETSTQPALGSAVCCRFDPMNRTVSWAQAGHPVPLLFRNGTGRALSRPDGVLLGATSHAEYEQAEVTLLPGDLLVLHTDGLTRKNAADENDGADRLLALAPRLAQAQDAQECVRIVVEACGTDNRMDDACVLVAKVCP encoded by the coding sequence ATGCCGTCCCATGTGTTCGCGGACCGTCCTGCCGCGCAGCCTCCAGAGCGCGGCGCCGTCGACGCCTTGATCACCCGGACGCACCGGCTCAGGGGCGATGTGGACGCCGTACGCCGCGACGCCGTCGTCGACCTGGACGACCCGGCGGGCAGGTGGCAGCGCGCGCTCTGCGATCTCGCCGTCCACCAACTGGACGACCTGGGCACTCATCTGGGTCAGCTGAAGGAAGGGTTGCCCCGCCCGGAGGTCGCGGGCCATGTCGACCGATCACTCCCCGGGCGCGACGACCAACGGACCGGCTCACTCCTGAGCCGCGTGGGCAGCGCCGAATGGAATCTCCTCACGGACGAGGTGAGTTGGTCCGACGAGCTGTTCCACATCATGGGCCGCTCACCGCAGCGGGGGCCCATGACCCTCGACGAACTGCCCTCGGTCGTGTTCGCCGAGGACCAGTCGTTGCTGACGGCGATGGTCACCGCATGTCTGGTCGACGGACGCCCCATCGACGGGGAGTTCCGCCTGGTGCGCGCCGACGGCCGGGTTCGTACGGTCCATATGACGGGCGAACCCGTTCTTGACCCCGATGGCTCAACCGCCTCCATGTGGGCGGTTTTCCGCGATGTCAGCGAACTGCGACGCAGCGAGCGGGCGGTCCGTGAGAGCCGTGACTCGCTCCACCGACAACAGCACTTCGAGCAGACCGAGCACCGGCTCGCGGTGGAACTCCAAGAGGCCGTACTGCCGCCCTGGCGCAGCTCCGTTCACCTTCCGCTGGGCGACACGGCAGGGCTGGACCTGGCAGCGCACTACCTGCCCTCCGTGAACAGCGCTCTGATCGGCGGCGACTGGTACGACGCCCTCCAGCTTCCCTCCGGTCAGTCGATGTTCAGCGTGGGAGACCTCACCGGACACGGGGTGGCGGCCACCTCCACCATGGCTCTGCTGCTCGGTGCGCTGCGTGGCCTCGGCGTCGCCGGAATCGAGCCGGGCGAGGTGCTCGGGCACGCCAACCGGCTCCTGGAGACATCGACACAGCCCGCGCTGGGAAGCGCGGTCTGCTGCCGCTTCGATCCCATGAACCGGACAGTGTCCTGGGCGCAGGCCGGCCACCCCGTCCCCCTGCTGTTCCGCAACGGGACGGGGCGTGCCTTGTCACGGCCCGATGGAGTGCTGCTCGGTGCCACCTCCCACGCCGAGTACGAGCAAGCGGAAGTGACCCTCCTGCCCGGAGACCTCCTCGTTCTCCACACGGACGGTCTCACCCGCAAGAATGCGGCCGACGAGAACGACGGAGCAGATCGCCTGTTGGCGTTGGCACCACGTCTCGCTCAAGCCCAAGACGCCCAAGAATGCGTCCGGATCGTGGTCGAGGCGTGTGGCACGGACAACCGCATGGATGACGCCTGCGTCCTCGTGGCCAAGGTCTGCCCCTGA
- a CDS encoding S1 family peptidase, whose protein sequence is MKLKRLLPLGSFTGRARMVAVTASLVTVTALAAPHAVAEPSGTARATSAQLAQASEAVLEADVAGTAWYTDQKSGKIVVTADQRVTTGQLAQLKETAGARAGTLEIKRTAGTFNRLIAGGEAIYSTGARCSLGFNAVRAGIYYALTAGHCTNGRSTWYTNPANTVLLGTTVASSFPVDDYGIIRHANRAAADGRVYLYNGTYRDIVNAGTPAVGQFVERTGSTTGYHSGRVTGLNATVNYGGGQLVYGLIQTNVCAQPGDSGGPLFSGSTAHGLLSGGSGNCSVGGTTFYQPVTEPLGLYGLSVF, encoded by the coding sequence GTGAAACTGAAGCGACTCTTACCCCTCGGCTCCTTCACCGGACGCGCCCGTATGGTCGCGGTCACCGCCAGCCTGGTCACGGTCACCGCCTTGGCCGCGCCCCACGCGGTCGCCGAACCGAGCGGCACGGCGCGGGCCACATCGGCGCAGCTCGCCCAGGCCAGTGAAGCGGTCCTCGAAGCCGATGTCGCGGGCACGGCCTGGTACACGGACCAAAAGAGCGGCAAGATCGTCGTTACCGCCGACCAACGGGTCACGACCGGACAGCTGGCCCAGCTCAAGGAGACCGCAGGCGCACGGGCCGGCACCCTGGAGATCAAACGGACCGCCGGCACCTTCAACAGACTGATAGCCGGCGGCGAGGCCATCTACTCGACCGGGGCCCGGTGCTCCCTCGGCTTCAACGCGGTCCGCGCCGGGATCTACTACGCACTCACCGCGGGACACTGCACCAACGGCCGAAGCACCTGGTACACCAACCCGGCCAACACCGTGCTGCTCGGCACCACCGTGGCCTCCAGCTTCCCCGTCGACGACTACGGCATCATCCGGCATGCGAACCGCGCCGCCGCCGACGGCCGCGTCTACCTGTACAACGGCACGTACCGGGACATCGTCAACGCGGGCACCCCCGCCGTCGGTCAGTTCGTCGAGCGCACCGGCTCCACCACGGGCTACCACAGCGGCCGGGTGACCGGTCTCAACGCCACGGTGAATTACGGCGGCGGACAGCTCGTCTACGGCCTGATCCAGACCAATGTCTGCGCCCAGCCCGGCGACAGCGGCGGCCCGCTGTTCTCCGGTTCCACGGCACACGGACTGCTCTCCGGCGGCAGCGGCAACTGTTCGGTGGGCGGGACGACCTTCTACCAGCCCGTCACCGAGCCCTTGGGCCTGTACGGCCTGAGCGTGTTCTGA